CGACTGGAAGGCCCTGCGCGAGCAGTACCGTCCCTGGCTCCAGCATGTGACGCACCGTTCGGACCTGACCTATGTGCTGACGGAGCTCATCTCGGAACTGAATATCGGCCACACCTACACCGAGGGCGGGGACCAGTTCCTGCCCGAACGGGCCAAGGTGGGCCTGCCGGGCGCCCGCCTCGAGTTGGATGCCGCCGCCGGCCGCTACCGCCTCGCCCACATCTACCGCGGCCACAACGAGGAGCCCAAGTACCGCAGCCCGCTGACGGAACCGGGCGTGGATGCCCGCGAAGGGGACTACATCCTGGCCATCGACGGCGTGGAATTGAAGGCGGACGACAACCCCTACCGCCTGCTCCGCAACAAGACCTTCACGGTGACGCTCACGCTCAACGGCCAACCCGGTTTCGAGGGCGCCCGGCAGGTCACCTACCAGCCCATCCAGAGCGATGCCAGCCTGCGCTACCTGGACTTCGTGCTGCGCTCGAAAGAGGCCGTGGACAAACTCAGCGGCGGGAAGGTGGGCTACCTCCACATTCCCGACATGGGCGGCCCCGGGCTCTATGAGTTCATCAAGTGGTACTACCCCCAGATCCGCAAGGAGGGCCTGGTGGTGGATGTCCGCGCCAACGGCGGCGGCAACATCAGCCAGATGATCCTCGAGCGTTTGGGCAAGAAGTTGCTGGGCACCCGGTTCGGCTATGCGGGCGAGCACCCCACCACCTACCCGGGCACCGTGTTCCACGGCCCCATGGTGGCGCTCACCAGCGAGACCAGCGCCAGCGACGGCGACATCTTCCCCTACCACTTCCGGTTCGCGGGGCTCGGCCCCCTCATCGGCAAGCGCACCTGGGGAGGCGTCGTGGGCGGTGGGAACAGCCCCCTGGTCGATGGCGGCAGCGTCTTCGTGCCCCAGTCGGGCACCAACGCGCCCACGGGCGAGTGGATCATCGAGGGCGAAGGCGTCACCCCCGACATCGAGGTGGAGAACGATCCTGCCTCGCTGCTGGCGGGCCATGACCGGCAGCTGGAGCGCGGCGTGCAGGAGGTCCTGAAGCGCATGGCCGAAAAGCCCATGACTCTGCCGAGGCGGCCCGCGGATCCGGTGAAAACAAAGTAGGCCTGATGGTCAGACCACAAGGAGTTGAACCGAAAAAATCCTAAGCTCAGACTGAAGAGACAGGGGCTCATGCCGGGAAGGCATGAGCCCTCGTTTTTTGAGGTTTTTTGGCTTGGTGGTCAGACCTTTGTCCGGTACCGTGTCAACAATCGATCCGGAGGTAGATTATGTTGCTCGGCGCCCTTGCGGCCACACTGCCGCTTATCGTTCTGCTCATCGGCATTCCGCTGCTGATGAAGCCCGCCGCCAAGGTGGCGCCCGTGGCGTGGCTGGTGACCGTGCTCACCGCCATCTTCGTCTTCCACTTCCCGGCGAAGACCACGCTGCTGGCGGCCCTGCAGGGCGGTCTCACGGGCATCTTCCCGATCATGTACATCCCCTTCGGCGCGCTGGTGGTCTACAACGTGCTGAAAGCCACGGGCTGGATGGACAAGATGCAGGGCGCCATGGCGAACCTCACGGTGGACCGCCGCGCCCAGGCTCTGCTCATCGCCTTCGGTTTTGGTGCCTTCCTCGAGGGCATCTGCGGCTTCGGCGCCCCGGTGGCCATTCCCGCCAGCATCCTCATCGGCCTCGGCTACAACCCCATGATGGCCGCCCTGGTCTGCCTCGTGGCCAACACGGGCCCCGTGCCCTTCGGCTCCCTCGCCATTCCCACGGTGACCCTGGCCAAGACCACGGGCCTGGATGTGATGAAGCTCTCCCAGATGACCGGTCGGTTCATGGCGCCGCTGGCCCTGATCATGGCGTTTGCCACGGTCTATGCCATGTCCAAGTCCAAGGGCCTGAAGGGCGCCATCGGCACCATCCTGGTGGCCGGCCTCAGCTTCTCCATCACCGAATTCCTGGTGTCCAACTACATCGGCGCGGACCTCACCTCCGTGCTGGCGGGCCTCGCCTGCCTGGTCGCCGTGGCCATCTACCTGAAGGTTCAGAAGCACGCCCAGCCCTGGCTGTTCGAGGGCGACGCCCCGGCGAACGACGCCCCCAAGGAATTCCACTTCAAGGAACTGTTCCTCTCCTGGCTGCCCTACCTGCTGCTGGCCGTGCTGGTCATCGCCGTGAACCTGCCCAAGACCAAGCCCCTCTTCAACGGCAGCGCCGCGGGCTGGAACTGGGTGCTCCTCAAGGCCCAGATCTACAACCCCGGCAAGCTCTACTCCTTCACCTGGCTGCAGAGCCCCGGCACCATCATGCTCATCGCCGGTCTCATCGCCTTCCCCTTCATGGGCATCAAATACTCGGTGATGGGCGAGCAGTTCGGCAAGACCTTCAAGCAGATGATCCCTTCCTTCATCGCGGTGGCCTGCATCCTGTCCATCGCCGAAGTGATGAACCTGGCCCTGCCCATCATCGACCCCAAGACCAAGCTGGCGGTGGTGGGCGACCTCGCCACCAAGCAGATCTCGATGGTGGCTACCATGGCCAACGGCATCGTCGCCTTGGTGAGCAAGCACATCTACCCGCTGCTGAGCCCGCTCTTCGGCACCATCGGCGTGTTCCTCACGGGCAGCAACACCTCCGCCAACGCCCTCTTCGGCAACCTGCAGAAGCTCACCGCCCAGGGCATGGGCCTCTCCGACATCCTCATGGCCTCCGCTGGCAGCGCGGGCGCCTCCGCCGGCAAGATGATCTCCCCCCAGAGCATCGTCATCGCCGCCACCGCGGTAGGCCTGGCCGGCAAGGAGGGTCTGATCATGCGGCAGACCATCAAGTACACGATCCCCTATGTGATTCTCCTGGGTCTCATGGTCTGGGGCTTTGCGTTCCTGTTCCCGGGCCTCGTCCCCTGATTTGACGAAACATGACCGCCAAGACGCGCGAGCGTCTTGGCGGTCGTTTTATCCCTGACTGCATTCGAGGTGGATTTCATGCGCATCATCGTGGCTCCGGATTCGTTCAAAGGCAGCCTCTCCGCCTTGGGAGTGGCTGAGGCGATGGAGCGCGGCATCCGGGCGGTGTTCCCGGAGGCGGACATTCTCAAGGTGCCCATTGCCGACGGAGGCGAAGGTACCGTCGAGGCCCTGGTGGCCGCCACTCATGGGCGCCTCCTGCATGCGACGGTGCGGGGGCCCCTGGGCGACCCCGTGCGCGCCCACTGGGGCATCTCCGGCGACGGCACCACGGCCTTTCTGGAGATGGCCGCGGCCTCGGGCCTGCCCCTGGTGCCGAAGGAGCGGCGGGATCCGAGGGTCACCAGCACCTTCGGGACCGGGGAACTGATGAAGGCCGCCCTGGACGCCGGTCTTCGGAAGCTCGTCATCGGCATCGGCGGCAGCGCCACCAATGATGGCGGCACGGGCATGGCCCGGGCCCTGGGCGCGCGCTTCCTGGATGCCGAGGGTCGCGACCTGCCCGAAGGCGGCGCGGCGCTGGCGCGCCTGGCCCGCATCGAGCTCTCGGGCCTGGATCCCCGCCTCGCGGAGGCTTCGGTCCTCGTGGCTTGCGATGTGGACAATCCGCTTTGCGGACCTCGGGGGGCCTCGGCCGTCTACGGACCCCAGAAAGGTGCCACGCCGGAGATGGTCGCCGAACTCGACGCGGCCCTGGGCGCCTTCGCCACGGTGGCCGCCGCGGCCACGGGGCGAGACATCGCCCTGCTGCCCGGGGCCGGCGCCGCCGGGGGCCTGGGCGCGGGCCTGCTCTTCTTCACCCCGGCCAGCCTCCGGCCCGGCGTATCCATCGTGCTGGAGACGACCCATTTCGAGACCCTGATCCAGGGCACGGACCTCGTCATCACCGGCGAAGGCCGCACGGACTTCCAGACGGCCATGGGCAAGGCGCCCGTGGGCGTGGCGGCGGTGGCCAAGCGCCATGGCGTGCCTGTGGTCTGCATCGCGGGCGGGCTGGGCGACGGCGCTGAAGAGGTGCTGGCCCGTGGCATCGATGCCCTGGCCTCCATCGTGCCCCAGCCCATGAGCCTGGAGGCCTGCATGGGGCAGGGCAGTTCCCTCGTGGAGACCGCCGTGGCGGGCGTCTGCCGGATGCTGCGCGTGGGCAGGTCGCTGGGCCGGTGAATACGGACGGTGTCTAGGCCGCCGGCAGCAGGGATCTAGGCCGTCGGTAGCAGGGCGTCCCGGACATGCTGGAGGAAGGCCTTTTCGGCGGATCCCAGGTGCCGCTCGGGATTCCAGACGAGATAAGTCGAGATCTGGATCTCGGGACCCTCCCAGGGCACGGCCACCAGCTGCCCGGTGCGGAGTTCCGCCTCCACGGCCATCCGGGGTAGGGGTGCGATGCCCAGGCCCACTTCCACGCAGCGCTTGATCGTTTCGACGCCCTGGAATTCAAGGAAGCGCCCCGGGTGCGCCCCGGCGTTGATCAGCTGCCGTTCGAATTGGTTGCGATAGCTGCAGCCGAGCGCCTTCAGCAGCACATCCTCCCCGATGAGGTCCTGGGCGGAGATCCCGGGGGACCCGGCGAACCGATGGGAGGCGGATGCGACGATCAGGATCTCCTCGTCCCGGATCTTCTCCACGGCCAGGGTCTTGGAGGGGAAGGGCTCTTCCAGGATGAAGGCGAAATCCACGACGCCTTCCAGCACCTGCCGCTTGAAGTCGCGCACGAAGCCTGGAAGGAACTGCAGGTGGACCCGCGGGAAGGCCTCCTTGAAGGCCTTCAGCACGGGCGGGAGCAGGTAGGTGCAGACGGTCTCGGGTGCCGTGAACCGGAGGGTTCCGACCCCGGCCTCATCCTGCAGGGAGGCTTTGGCCTCGTGCGTCAGGGCGAGGATCCGCTCGGCGTAGATCAGGAACCGCTCGCCGGGTTCGGTGAGCTCGAGCCGGTTGCCCACGCGGTTGAAGAGCGCTGAACCGAGATCTTCCTCCAGGCTCTTGATCTGGGCCGTCACGCTCGACTGGGCATAGCCCAGGGACAGCGCGGCGTTCGTGAAATTCAGGGTGCGGGCGGCCACGGTGAAGGTGGACAGGGTTCGGACATCCATGGGGCAATTCTACCGGCGTCCCTCATGCCACCTGGAAGGCCCTTGAGGGCCGCGCCAGCCCCGATCGGTGATTCCGATTCCAGGGATCGAAAAGATTCTCTGGTTTCCAGGGCGCGGTGACCTGAAATTAAATGTCTAGGCAGGCAACCGAACGGCCATGAAGCCATGTCGTGGAATTCCCCGGCTTCATGGGCCCTTGAACCGGCCCTTCTCAACCCGCACTCACCTGGAACCCCCAAGGACCTGGCCATGGGGGTTCGCCACCGGAGGCTACGATGACCCATTCTCTCGAATTCCGCGCAGGGATCCTGGCCCGGTACAAGGATGTCTACACGCCGGAGGCTCTCCGCGCCCTGGAGGCCCTGGCGCCCCTCGATCAGCGGCGCCGGGAGCTGATGGCGCAGCGGACCGCGCGCCGGAAGCGCCGTGCCGAGCAGGGCGAGCGGATCACCTTCCTCGATCCCGCCTCGCTGATTCCGGGCACCCAGATCACCGTGGCCGATGCCCGGGCGGGGAACTTCGACGGGGCGGAGATTCCGCCCGATCTCACGCGCCAGTGGATCCAGGGCACGGGACCAGCCACCAAGCCGCGCTCCGATGTGCGCTCCGGCATCCGCAATGTGGCCTATGCGCTTCTGTCCGGCGCCGACGGCTGGATGTTCGACGGCGAGGACGCGCTGGGCCAGGTGGACACGATGTCGCTGGACAACCACCGCAACCTGAAGCTCGCCATCGCGCGGGATCCGCTCTTCCTGGATGTGGCCGAGGAGGTCGCGTCGGAGATGAACCGCTGGGCGGAGGGCTTTCTCGGCCACCCCATCATCGCCGACTGGCGTGGGCAGCTGGACTTCACCACGGTGCTCTACCGAGCCCGGGGTCTGCACCTGGACGACCGGCACATCCGCCTCCAGGGCCACGGCTTCTCTGCCTCCATCGCGGACCTGGCGCTCTATGTGGCGAACAACCACGAGCGGCTGAGGGCGGCCGGCCGCAGCCTCGTACTCTACCTGCCCAAGATCCAGACCGCCGAGGAGGCCGCCTTCTGGAACAGCCTGCTGCTGGCCCTGGAGGGCCATCTGGGCCTGCCGGTGGGCACCATCAAGGCCTATGTGCTGGTGGAACAGATCGAGCAGTGCTTCCAGCTCATGGAAATCCGGGCGGCCCTCTCGCCGCATTTCGTGGGCTTCAACACGGGCCGCTGGGACTACATCAACAGCGTCTCGGATGCCCTGGCCTGGGACCGGACCTTCGTGAACCCCAACATCCAATCCATCACCATGACCTACGGCTACATGCGGACCTACGAGGACCGGGTGCGGCGCGCCATGAACACGCCGGATCGCCAGGGCCGCTTCGCCCTGTGGCAGGGTGGCATGGAGCCCAACATCCCCGTGGGTTCCGAGGCCGGAGTGGCCGCCAGCATGAAGCGGGCCGTGGCCGGCGCCGAACGCGAGCAGCGCGAGGGCGCCTCCGGCAAGTGGGTGGCCCACTGGAAGATGGTCCACATCGTCCGGCCCGTCTGGGAGCGTGTGGGCCAGGACAACCAGGCGGGGAGGGCCTTCCCGGCCCTGACCTACGGCCCCGAGGATGCGGCGGGCCTGACCCGGCTCGAAGATGCGCCGCGCACCATCGCCGGAGCCCGCGACCTGCTTTCGGTGGCCCTGCAGTACGGGAATGCCTTCCTCCGCGGCTTCCAGGCCGCGGCCCTGAAGCCCGCCGACTTCTTCGGCAACGACGATGTGCTCTACCTCATGGAAGACATGGCCACCGGCGAGATCCGGTTGTCCATCCTCTGGGAGTGGCTCCACAAGGGCGCCACCTTCACGGAGGCGGACGCCGCCACCGGCACGGCCGCCGGGGATGCCTTCACGCCCGCCCTCTTCGCCCGCCTCCTCGATGAGGAATACGCCAAGCTCCGCCAGGCCGGCAACCGCGATGTCCATGACGATTCCAAGGGAACCACGCTGCCCATCGCGAGGGCCATCGTCCAGACCTATGTCCAGAGCGATACGAAGGCCCCCTGGTATGTGGACCTCCTGAACCTGAACCTCGGCGTGGAGGAGCTGGCCGTGGCCGAGGCCCGCATCGCGCGGTTCCTCGAGGCCTTCAGGAAGGACGGCACCCGGATGACGGAGAATCAGGATTTCTGAGGATGGGAGCGACTCAGATCCCCTGAAAGTCCCGAGTTCCGCCCCGCTGTGCTTGCCTCTGCTCGACCCCTTGGCGCTCGGGCATCCGGTCCTGCTCCTTGGAGAAATGGTC
The window above is part of the Geothrix sp. genome. Proteins encoded here:
- a CDS encoding L-lactate permease, yielding MLLGALAATLPLIVLLIGIPLLMKPAAKVAPVAWLVTVLTAIFVFHFPAKTTLLAALQGGLTGIFPIMYIPFGALVVYNVLKATGWMDKMQGAMANLTVDRRAQALLIAFGFGAFLEGICGFGAPVAIPASILIGLGYNPMMAALVCLVANTGPVPFGSLAIPTVTLAKTTGLDVMKLSQMTGRFMAPLALIMAFATVYAMSKSKGLKGAIGTILVAGLSFSITEFLVSNYIGADLTSVLAGLACLVAVAIYLKVQKHAQPWLFEGDAPANDAPKEFHFKELFLSWLPYLLLAVLVIAVNLPKTKPLFNGSAAGWNWVLLKAQIYNPGKLYSFTWLQSPGTIMLIAGLIAFPFMGIKYSVMGEQFGKTFKQMIPSFIAVACILSIAEVMNLALPIIDPKTKLAVVGDLATKQISMVATMANGIVALVSKHIYPLLSPLFGTIGVFLTGSNTSANALFGNLQKLTAQGMGLSDILMASAGSAGASAGKMISPQSIVIAATAVGLAGKEGLIMRQTIKYTIPYVILLGLMVWGFAFLFPGLVP
- a CDS encoding glycerate kinase, translated to MRIIVAPDSFKGSLSALGVAEAMERGIRAVFPEADILKVPIADGGEGTVEALVAATHGRLLHATVRGPLGDPVRAHWGISGDGTTAFLEMAAASGLPLVPKERRDPRVTSTFGTGELMKAALDAGLRKLVIGIGGSATNDGGTGMARALGARFLDAEGRDLPEGGAALARLARIELSGLDPRLAEASVLVACDVDNPLCGPRGASAVYGPQKGATPEMVAELDAALGAFATVAAAATGRDIALLPGAGAAGGLGAGLLFFTPASLRPGVSIVLETTHFETLIQGTDLVITGEGRTDFQTAMGKAPVGVAAVAKRHGVPVVCIAGGLGDGAEEVLARGIDALASIVPQPMSLEACMGQGSSLVETAVAGVCRMLRVGRSLGR
- a CDS encoding LysR family transcriptional regulator → MDVRTLSTFTVAARTLNFTNAALSLGYAQSSVTAQIKSLEEDLGSALFNRVGNRLELTEPGERFLIYAERILALTHEAKASLQDEAGVGTLRFTAPETVCTYLLPPVLKAFKEAFPRVHLQFLPGFVRDFKRQVLEGVVDFAFILEEPFPSKTLAVEKIRDEEILIVASASHRFAGSPGISAQDLIGEDVLLKALGCSYRNQFERQLINAGAHPGRFLEFQGVETIKRCVEVGLGIAPLPRMAVEAELRTGQLVAVPWEGPEIQISTYLVWNPERHLGSAEKAFLQHVRDALLPTA